The region CGAAGCCGGTGGTGGCCGCCATCCAGGGGACCGCGCTGGGAGGCGGCCTGGAGCTGGCCCTGGGCTGCCACTACCGCGTGGCGAACGAGCGGGCCCGCATGGGGCTGCCCGAGTCCACCCTGGGTGTGATCCCGGGCGCGGGCGGCATCCCCCGCCTGGCGCGCTTGACGGGCTTGCCCAAGGCGCTGGACATGGCCACGACCGGCAAACCGGTGACGGCCGCCGCCGCCCGCGACATGGGGCTGGTGGACGCGTTGACGCCGGATGATCCGCTTGCCGCGGCACAGCGCTATGCGGAGGAGCTGCTGCGGCGCGGCGCGGAACCGCGCCGGACACGGGATCTGCCTCTGGCGGCGCCGCCGGCGGGGTATTTCGACGAGGTCCGCGCCAAGCTGGCCGTGAGTCATCGGGGGCAGGAAGCGCCCTTGGCTTGCGTCGATATCGCCGAGCAGTGCCTGACCCTGAGCTTCGATGACAGCGTGGCCTACGGCCGCGCGCGTTTCCGCGAGCGGGTGGCCGCGCCTCAAGCCGGCGCTTTGCGGCATGCGTTCTTCGCCGAACGCACGGCCAGCAAGCCTGCCGGATTGCCGGAGCCGGATGCGCCGATCCGCCGCGCCGGGGTCATCGGCGGCGGCACCATGGGTACCGGCATCGCCATGTGCTTCCTCAACGCGGGGATACCCGTCACCCTGGTCGAACAGAACGAGCAGGCCCTGGCGGCCTGCCTGGCCAATATCGGCAAGACCTACGAGTCGGATGTGGCCAAGGGCCGCATCGATGCGGCCACGCGCCAGCGCCGCCTGGATGTCCTGCGCGGGACCATGGCGTTCGCGGACCTGCGCGATTGCGATCTGGTGATCGAAGCCGTGTTCGAAGACCTGGCCGTCAAGCAACAGGTCTTCGCCAATATCGAAGCGAACGTGGCGCCCGGCACCCTCATTGCGTCCAACACGTCCTATCTGAATCTAGACACCCTGGCCGCGCCCATGAGGCATCCAGAGAACGTCGTGGGCATGCACTTCTTCAGCCCCGCGCACATCATGAAGCTGCTGGAGAATGTGCGCGGCGCGCGCAGCTCGCCGCAGGCGCTCGCGCGCATCCAGGCCCTGGGCAAGCGCCTGGGCAAGGTGGCGGTGATGGTGGGCGTGTCGGAAGGCTTCGTCGGCAACCGCATGCTCTCGCGGCGGGCGCGGGAGTGCTACTTCCTGCTGGAAGAAGGTGCCTTGCCGGAACAGATCGACCGCGTGCTCTACGAATTCGGTTTTCCCATGGGCCAGTTCCAGCTCAATGACCTGGCGGGGCTCGATGTGGCGTGGCGCGCACGCCAGGGCCGGCTCGATCGCCTGAGTGAGCGCGAGCGTGACAGCGGCGTTCTCGACGAGCTGGTGGTGAACAGGAAGCGGCTGGGACAGAAGAGCGGCGCGGGCTTCTACCGCTATGACGCGCAACGCAAGCGCACGGTCGATCCGGAGGTCTCCGCCTTGATCGAGCAGGATGCCGCGCGGCGGGGTTTTTCCCGCCGTGCCATCGGCGATGACGAGATCCGCGAGCGCTGCCTCTACGTGATGATCAACGAGGGCGCGCGCATCCTGGAGGAAGGGGTGGCGCGGCGGCCCGAGGAAATCGACGCCATCTGGACCAATGGCTACGGCTTTCCGCGCTATCGCGGCGGTCCCATGTACTACGCCGACCAGATCGGCCTGGCGTGCATCCTGGAGCGCATCGAAGCCTACGCCGCTCAGGTCGGCGCGCAGTACTGGACGCCGGCGCCGCTGCTGAAGCGGCTGGCTGAACAAGGCGCGGGTTTCTACACCGCCTGAGCCGGCGCCCGGCGGACCGCCGCCCGGCGAATCGCCGCTCGGCGGCCCGGCCGCGCACGCCACGCAATCAAACACGAGAGACCAGCCTCATGCCGAACCGAGAAGCACCGCAAGCATCACCGCCAGATACGCCGCGCGCACCGCCCTTGACCGGGATCAAGGTGCTGGACATGACCCGCATCATGGCAGGCCCCTGGTGCACGCAGAACCTGGCCGACCTGGGCGCGGACGTCTACAAGATCGAACGTCCAGGCAGCGGCGACGATACGCGCGGCTGGGGCCCGCCGAACCTGATGGACGCGCAAGGCCGGCGCACCCAGGAGTCGGCCTACTACCTGGCCGCCAACCGCAACAAGAAGTCCATCGCGCTGGACATCGCCAACCCTGAAGGCGCGCAGGCTTTGCGCGACCTGGCGCGGCACTGCGACATCTTCGTCGAGAACTTCAAGGTGGGTGGCCTGGCCAAGTATGGCCTGGACTATGCGGCGCTCAGGGAGATCAATCCGCGCCTGATCTACTGCTCCATCACCGGCTTCGGCCAGGATGGACCGTACGCGGGCAAGCCGGGCTACGACTTCGTGATCCAGGCCATGGGTGGCCTGATGAGCATCACGGGTGAGCGCGACGATCTGCCGGGCGGCGGGCCGCAGAAGGCGGGCAACGCCGCGTCCGACCTGATGGCGGGCATGTATGCCGGCACCGCCATCCTGGCCGCCCTGCATGAGCGCGCGCGCAGCGGGCAGGGCCAGCATATCGACATCTCCATGCTCGACTGCCAGGTGGCCGCTTTAGGCGTGCAGAACTTCAACTACTTCCTGTCGGGCGATGTGCCGCGCCGTGAAGGCAACGCGCACGTCAATCTGTCGCCGTATCAGGTCTTCGCCACGGCGGACGGCTATATCGTGCTGGGCGTGGGCAACGACGGCCAATACCAAAAATTCTGCCGCGCGGTCGGCCGCCACGACCTGGCCGTGGACCCGCGTTATCAGACCAACACCAGCCGCGTCATCCACAAACCCGAGTTGATCCCGGAGCTGGAGCGCCTGTTCCTGACGCGCGACCGCGCGACGTGGCGGCGCCTGCTGGACGACGCCGGCGTGCCCGTGGGCGTGATCAACGACGTGGCCCAGGTGCACGCGGACCCGCAGGTGATCGAACGCGGCTTGAAGTTCACCTTGCCGCATCCCATCGTCGGCAGCGTCCCGCAGGTACGCAGCCCCATGCGCCTGTCGGGCAGCCCGGTGAGCTATCGCAACGCGGCGCCGTTGCTGGGTGTGGATACTCAGGACATTCTTACGCGCGTGCTCGGCTACGACGGCGCGCGGATCGCGGCATTGATGGCGCCCCCCGTGGCGCAGGAGTCATCGTCATGACAGAGGTATCGGCGGCAGGCCAGGGTGTGGAGCGGCAATACGCCACCCATTTGGCGCAAGGGCGTTTCATGATCCAGCAATGCGCCGCGTGCGCGCGGCACGTCTTTCCGCCGCGCGAGCTGTGTCCGCATTGCGACGAAGACCAGCTGGCGTGGGTCGCGCCCAGCGGCCAGGGGACTGTGTACTCAACCACCACGGTGGCGCGCAAAGCGGAAGCCGGCGGCGACTACAACGTCGCGCTGATCGACCTGGCGGAGGGCGTACGCCTGATGACCTGCGTGGCCGGCATGGATCCGGCCACGGTGTGTATAGGAATGGCAGTGCGGACACAGGTCGGGGAAGGCAAGGATGGGCCGCGCGTGGTGTGCGTGGCGATAGCCGGGAGCCAAGGATGAACTACCGCCATCTACGCGGCAAGACCGCCATCGTAGGCGTGGGCCACGCCGGCCTGGGCGAAGCGCCTGGCTACAACGACATGGAACTGCTGACGCGCGCCGCCCATGCGGCGGTGAAGGATGCCGGCCTGCGCATGCAGGATATCGACGGCATCGCCACCAGCAGCGTGTCGGCCAGCATGTGGCTGATGTCCGTGGTCGAAACCCTGGGCGTGAGGCCAACCTATATCGACGGCACCTGCCTGGGGGGATCCAGCTTCATGTCCTACATCCTGGCGGCCGCGCACGCGCTGGAGTCGGGCCAGTGCAATGCCGTGCTGGTCTGCTACGGCAGCGCGCAACGCACTTCGGCTCTGGGCCGGGGCGTGATCACCAATGCGCGCAAGGTGCTGGACCCGCAGCCTTATGAAGCGCCCTACGAACCGATGAATCCGCCCAGTTCCTATGCGTTGGCGGCGCGGCGCCATATGCACGAGTTCGGCACGCGGCGCGAGCACCTGGCCGAAGTGGCCGTGGCGGCGCGCGCCTGGGCCCGCCTCAATCCCGAGGCCTACAGCCGTGATCCCTTGACGATAGAAGACGTGCTGGCCGCGCGCCGGGTGTCGGATCCGCTGACCGTGCGCGACTGCTGCCTGGTGACCGATGGCGGTGGCGCGTTCGTGATGACGCGCGCGGATCGTGCCGCCGCCTTGAAGCAGAAGCCGGCCTATATCCTGGGGAGCGCCACCGCCGTGTGGAACCGGCAGATATCCTGCATGGACGACCTGACGGTGACGGCGGCACGGCAGTCGGGCGCGCTGGCCTTCGACATGGCGGGCTGCAAACCCGCCGACATGGATGTGGTGCAGCTTTACGATGCCTTCACCATCAACACCATCCTGTTCCTCGAAGACCTGGGGTTTTGCGCCAAGGGCGAAGGGGGCGCTTTCGTCAGCGGCGGCGCCATCGCGCCAGGCGGACGGCTGGCCGTCAACACCAATGGCGGCGGCCTGTCCTGCGTCCACCCGGGCATGTACGGCGTGTTCCTGGTGATCGAAGCCGTGCGCCAGCTACGCGGGCAGGCCGGGGCACGGCAAGTGGCGGATGCGCATCTGGCCCTGGCCCATGGCAATGGCGGCACGCTGTCGAGCCAGTCCACGGTGATCCTGGGGACGGCGGATACCTTGTAGGAAGATGCTCACAGCCCGCGCACCATGTCATAAAGCTCATGCAACAGCGCCACGCGCGCCGACTGCCGGTTCCACAGCAGGCCCACGCTACGGAAGTGCTCATTGCCCGGCAGGGGGATCTTGCGCAGCTTGATGTCTTCCAGCAGTTCCCCCGCGCCATCGGGCACCAGGGCCACGCCCAGGCCGCGCGACACCAGCCGGGCGATGATTTCGATCGACGCCGTTTCGATACGGATCTTGGGATGGATGCTGTGCTGGCGGAAATACTGCGCGGCCAGCTGTCCGCCCCATAGCTTGCGGTCGTAGCAGATCAGCGGGTTGGCGCGCAGCAATTGATGCGGATCGCTTTCGGTCAGGCTGGCCGGCGCCAGCACCACCAGCGGCTCGTCACGCACGCGGCGCCATTCGAGATTCTTCGGCATCTGGAATTGCGGCTGCAGGATAAGCGCCGCGTCCATTTCACCGTCGCAGACCTGGGCGTACAACTGCACCGAATAGCCCTTGACCAGATTGATTTCCAGGTTGGGATGCCTGGCGACCAGGCGTTCCAGCAAAGGGGGAATCAAGGTGCTCATGGCCGAGTCGAAGGCGCCCAGCGACAGGCGGCCGACGACGATGGGACCCTGTCCCGCCATCTTCAGATTGCGCACTTCTTCCATGACGCGGCGTGCCTGCGCCAGGATCTGCTGGCCTTCAGCCGTGGCGGTGACGGAACGCCCCGAGCGCGTGAGCAGGCGATAGCCCAGCTCGTCCTCGACCTTCTTGATGCGCAGGTTGACCGCCGCGGGAGTCAGGCCGTTCATGCGCGCGACCTGCGCGATCGAACCCGCTTCCACTACCTGGATGAAGTCTTGCAGAAAGGCCGTGTCCATATCCGGGAGCTATGTGCCGGCGGCCAGGTGGCCGCCGACGTTTCATGTCACCCGAATGGTACAAAGAAAATCAACGCTCGCAATCAGGGTTGATCCAGGGGGCTGGGTTGCGCGTGGATCTGCAGCTTGTAGATCCAGACCGGCGGGCGCACTTCCAGCTTGCCGCCGTTGAAGTCCGGCGTCAGGCTTTGTTGCGATGCGGGAATCCACAGATAGCCGGCGCGGTCTATCCACATGGCGTCGGCCCACACCAGGCGGGGATCCTCGATGAGGACGCTTTGCTTGCCTTCGGGCGAGATGCGCAGGATGCGCTTCTTGTCGGTGTCGTTGACGTAGATATTGCCCTGCGCATCGATGGCGGTGCCGCCCGTGGTGGGCGTGTTGGCCCACTTCAGTTCGACGTGCGATTCCAGCTGCTTGGGCGTCACGGACGCGTCATTGAGCCAACGCGTGGCGATGCGCGCCATCGGTCCCGAAGCGGGCTGGTAGTACAGCCATTGGCCATCGGGCGAGACTTCCAGCTGGTCGGCATGGATGTACAGGGGCTGGCCCTTGGCATCCTTCAAGGTGCGGCCTTCCGCTTGCAACGGTGTCGACGCCATCACCGAAGGATGGCTGTCCAGGACGCGCCGCGGTACGCCGGTGCGCAGGTCCAACACGATCAGGCCAGGCGCGCCGGCGTCGGTCAGGTAGGCGAACGGACCGTTGAAACGGACGTCGTCGATAAAGGTGTAGGGATTGACGACAGGCGCCAGGTCATAGACCCGCAGCAGGGACCGCGTTTGCGGATCGAACTGGAACAGGCGGGCGCCGCCCTTGACGGCGGGTTTGCCGATGCCGGATGCACCGGCGTCGACGATCCAAAGCTTGCCGTCGGGCCCGATGCGCAGGGCATTCACATGGACGTAGCCGTTGCCGATGGGGCCGGCCACGGAGGCCAGCGCGACGTTCCAGTTGGCATCGGGGAAAGGAAAGGGCTGGCCTTGGGCGTCCAGCTCGGCCACCTGAGTGCCGGGGCCATCCGCCTGCGAGTAGCTGACGAACACGCGGCCTTCCGAGGTGGTGGTGACGCCGTTCCAGACGCGCTGGCCCTGGAACACGGGCACCAGCGGATCCTGGGCTTCCGGCTTGGACGCGCAGCCCTGGATGACGAATAGCGCCACGGTGGCCGCCGCGATGGTCGCGGCGCGGGACAGGTTTCTCGCTAAGCTCATGCTGATCTCCTTAACAGGTTCGGGGGGCACGCCGGGCCTGTCAGGAGTCAAGAGCGACGGGGCGTACCAATAGAAACGCCTCGCTGGATAGCAAATGGCGGACCCGCGGACGGGTCCTTAGGGATGGTGCTGGATGGATGATCAGCAGGGCGCGCGGCCACGCGGTGGTCGCGGCCGGGGCTTCGGCCCGGGGTTTCAGTCCGGGGATTCAGTCCGAGAAGTCAGCCCTTGACCAGCCCGCCGTCGACGATCAGATTCTGGCCGGTCACGGCCCGCGCCCACGGCGACAGGAAGAAGGCCACCACGTCGGCCAGTTCTTCCGGCGTGGTCACGCTGCGCAAAGGCGTCAGCCCGGCGATCAGGTCGAACACGGCCTCTGGCGTGGCCGCGCTGGCGTCGGTGACGCGCAGCAGGCCGCCCGACACCATGTTCACCGTGATGCCGTCCGGCCCCAGGTCATTGGCGGCCGTGCGCGTCAGGGACAGTAGCGCGGCCTTGGCGGCGGTGTAGTCGTGATACGGCACCACCGGATTCTGGAACAGGTTGGTGCCGATGTTGACGATGCGGCCGAAGCCCAGCGCGCGCATGGCGGGCACGGCCGCCTGCAGGGTATTGACGCAGCCCTTCAGCGCGCTATCGATCTGCTGCTGGAAACGGTCCCAGGCGATCTCGTCTATCTTCGGCCGGGCGTCGCCGTCGAAACGGAAATCGGCCAGGGCGTTGTTCACCACGGCCACGATGGGACGTTCCCATTGCGCCAGGGCCTGGTCGAACAGCGCGCGCACGGATCCCGCATCGGTGACGTCGGCTTGCAGCGCGATGACGCGCGGGCCCAGCTCCGCGGCCAGGGCTTGCGCCGCCGCCTCGCTGCGGTAGTAGTTGATCACCACGTAGGCGCCTTCGCGCGCCAGCGCGCGCGTGATGGACGCGCCCAGTCCGCGCGCGCCACCCGTGACGAGCACGCATTGTTCATTCAGCTTCATTCGGATTTCCTCATTCACCGCTTTTCGTTGGCGGCGGGCATTTCGTTAACTGCCACCTTGCGCACGAACTCATACACGCCGTGCAGATGTTCACGCATACAGGCCGCGGCGGTATCCGCGTCCCTGGCCGCGAGGGCGGCGCAGATGCGTTGATGCTGTTCCAGCACCAGCGACGCCTTGAGCTTCTGCTTCAAGGCCAGCCGCCGCACGCGGTCCACATGGATCTTCGATTGCTGGATCACGCGCCAGACGCGCGGTTTGCCGGCGATTTCGGCGATGCGGGCATGCATGGCTTCGTCGGCCTGGTAGAAGCGCACCATGTCGCCCGCGTCCTTGGCCTCCTGCTGCTCGCGCAGGATCATCGCCAGGGCATCGATGCCGGCCTGGTCGATATTGGCGGCGGCTTCGCGTATCAGCGCGCATTCCAGGTTTTCGCGGATGAAGGCGGCCTGGGTCACTTCATCGATGCGGATGGGGGCGATGAACGTGCCCACTTGCGGAAACACATCCACCAGGCCCTGCTCGCCCAGCTTGATCAGCACTTCACGGATCGGCGTGCGGCTGACCTCGAACATGGCGCCGACCTCCGCCTCGGAAATGCTGGCGCCTGGCGCAAGCTCACCCGACAGGATGCGTTCCAGCACCTGGTCGTAAAGAAGGTCCGAGAGAGGACGCCGCGAAGCGCGCTGATTGCGGATGGATTTCATAAGACGCTCGGTTGCCGGGTGGGTATTGTACGGGCAGCCTGCTTTACGTACACTAGTATACTAGTATTCAAATTAGATTCTTCCGAGACAGGCAGCTCCCCCATGAAAATCACGGACGTCCGCGTCACCCCCATCGCTTTCCGCGACCCTCCCGTCCTCAATGCTTCCGGCCTGCACGTGGCTTACGCCCTGCGCGCCATCATCGAGGTGGAAACCGACACCGGCCACGTCGGCCTGGGCGAGACGTATGGCGACCTGCCCATCCTGCAAAACCTGGAAAAGGTGCGCGCCGCGCTGGTCGGCTTGAGCCCCTTCGACATCAACGGCTTGAAGCGCGCCGTCCAGACCCACATCAAGACCGACCTCAGCCAGGGCTTCGCCAACCTGAATCCCGGCACGCATGCCGCCAAGGCCGGCACCAATGTGTTCGGCGCCTACGAGGTCGCCTTCCTGGATGCGCAGGCGCAGATCCTCGGCCTGCCCCTGGTCGACCTGCTGGGCGGCCGCTGCCGCGACGAAGTGGCGTACAGCGCCTACCTGTTCTTCAAGCAGGAAAAGCATCTGGACAATCCCTATCCGGCCGATGACTGGGGTCCCATCCTTACCGCCGAGCAGCTGGTGGAAAGCGCGCGGCGCATGATCAAGGAGTATGGCTTCAAGAGCATCAAGCTCAAGGCCGGCACCCTGGAGCCCGACTACGAGGCCGAATGCATTCTGGCCTTGCACAAGGCCTTCCCCGGCTATCCGCTGCGCATCGATCCCAATGCCAACTGGTCCATGGACACCGCGCGCCGCATCGCGTCCACGCTCAAGGGCGTGCTGGAGTACTACGAGGATCCGGTGCCGGGTCTGGAGCAGATGGCGCAGCTGCATCAGGAAACGGGCGTGAAGATGGCGACCAATATGGTCGTCACCAGCATGGACGAGTTCCGCGACAACGTGCGCCTGAACGGCGCCCAGGTCATCCTGTCCGACCATCACTTCTGGGGCGGCCTGCTGGCCACGCGCCAGTTGGCGCAGATGTGCGAGACCTTCGGCTATGAGTTGTCCATGCACTCGAACAGCCACCTGGGCATCAGCCTGATGGCCATGACGCACGTGGCCGCGTCCATCCCCAACCTGCACTTCGCCTGCGACACGCACTACCCCTGGAAGACCGAGGACCTGGTCGAAGGCGGTCCCGTGCCCTTCGTGGACGGTTGCGTGCGCCTGACCGACGCACCGGGCCTGGGCATCAAGCTGGACCAGGCCAGGCTGGCCGAGCTGCACCAGCAGTATCTCGATTGCGGTTTGCGCATCACGTCGGAGCAGGGCGCCTACATGCAACGCTACGACCCGTCTTTCCCCCTGCACAAGCCGCGTTTCTGAAGCGTGGCACGGCGCGCCGTCCCGGGTCGGACAGCGCGTCGCGCGGCACCGCGACCCACACATAACCATACCTATATCGATTTTTCATGGAGACAAACATGGATCTCACGTCCAAACGACCGGCGCGCCGTCGCGCCCTGTCCGCCCTGGGTCTGGCGACCCTCGCCACCCTGACGGCCTACGCCGGCCTGGGCGCCGCGCCGGCGCAAGCCGCCGATGATGCCGCCATCGCCAAGTGGCCCGAGAAGCCCATCCGCCTGATCGTGCCGTACCCGCCCGGAGGTGCTTCGGACGTGGTGGCGCGCCTGATGGCCAAGGAACTGAACGCGGTGTGGAAGCAGCCGGTGGTGGTGGAAAACCGCTCGGGCGCCAACGGCAATATCGGCGCCGCCATGACGGCCAAGGCCGCGCCCGACGGCTACACCATGCTGCTGATGGACCTGAGCAGCCTGACGAACTCGCCGGCGCTCTATCCGGACCTGAACTACAGCCCCACCAAGGACCTGGCGCCGATCACCATCGTCGAGTACTCGCCGCATCTGCTGGTAGTGCGCAAGGACCTGCCGGCCAACAATCTGGACGAGCTGATCGCCTATGGCAAGGCGCACCCGGGCAAGCTGAATTTCGGCGAGACGCAGGGTTCGATCACCCACCTGGGCGGCATCGTGCTGGCCAAGCAGGCCGGCATCGACATCAACTTCATCGGCTATAAGGGCGGCGCCCAGATCGCGTCCGACCTGGTCGGCGGCCAGATCGACATGACCCTCAACAGCTACCTGGCCACGCACGCGCTGGTCGAAGCCGGCAAGGTGAAGATGCTGGGGGTGGCCAGCCCGGGCAAATTCCCGCCTATCCCCGATACCCCGGTGCTGAAGGATCGCTTCCCGGACTTCGTGACCGGCAGCTGGCAGGGCCTGCTGACCACGGGCGGTACGCCGCCCGCGCTGGTCGAGAAGATCTACAAGGACGTCGCCGCCATCGTCGCCAAGCCGGAAATGCAGGCGAAGTTCGCCGAGCTGGGTGCCGTGCCGGTCCCCAGCACGCCCGTCGAATTCCAGAAATTCCTGGTCGAGAAGACCGACTTCTGGAGCAAGGTAATCAAGGAGAACAACATCTCGGTGAATTGATCACCCGCGTCGTTCTTCGGCGTCGTTAACCGGCGGCGCCCGCGCAGCTACTGCTCGGGCGTCGACTTGCGATAGATCAGCTGGCCGGGCAACAGGCGATGTTCATTGCTGCCCGTGTCGCGCAACAACAGCTCGATGGCGGCGGTGATCATGTCTTCGACCGGCTGGCGGATGGTCGTCATGTCGTAGGCCGCGTTGGACGCCACCGGGTGGTCGTCGAAGCCGAACACGCGCACGTCTTCGGGCACGCGCCGGCCCAGGGCATAGCGCAAGGCGTCGATGGCGCCCGACGCGATTTCATCGTCGGCGCAGAACAGGCCGTCGATCTGGGGATGGCGGGCCAGCAGCATCTGCGTGGCCTCGTAACCCCAGCCATAGGTGAATTCCTTTTCCAGCGCGGGCACGTTGTCCATGCCCAGCTCGGCCAGCCGCTCCATGAAGCCGCTGCGGCGATCGCGATTGGTCGATACCGTGGACATGCCGCCTAGAAAGCCCAGGTGCCTGCTGCCCGCGCGCATCAGCACGTCTGCCGCCAGGCGGCCGCCGCCGATGTTGTCGGTGGATACCGAATGCCCTTTGGCCACCGCGGAGTAGCGGTTGAACATGACCACCGGCACGCCCTGCCGCACGCACAGGTCGGCACCCGATGAATTCAAGGACGCAGTGGTGATGATGACGCCGCGCACGCGGTATTGCAGCACCAGCGGCATCAGGTCGTCGACGGTCTGCGGCGGCGTGGCGTTGAACAGCAGGGCCTGCAGGCCCACCCGATGCAGCTCGCGCGTGATCAGTTCCAGCACCACCGGATACCAGGGGTTGGTGATGTTGGCCATCACGATGGCGATGATGTCGAACTTGCCGCTGCTGAGGCCGCGCGCCAGGGGATCGGGCTGGTAGTTGACCAGGTCGATCACCTTGAGGATCTTCTCGCGCACCTCTTCGGAGATGGCGCCCTTGCCCGACACGAAGCGCGAGACCGCGGCCTGCGATACTCCGGCGAATTTGGCGACGTCTTTCTGTGTGGGAGTTTTCTTTTTCACGCTGCTAGGTTCGATGTGACGCGCTATTCCCGGGCCCGCCGCGCATCGCTGGCTGACAGAAAGCGGCGCAGGCAGTTTTCGACGATGCGCGAAATGTCATTGTCGTAACCGCCCTTCCACAGGCTGCCCAGGAAAGTAATGGAGCCGGCCGCGAAAATGCCGCCACCGGTTTCAGCCAGACCGACGGCCATATGCGCCCGCACGCCTTCGTACTTGCGCGGCAGCGCGGCGGCTATGGTCCAGGTCAGGATCTCTTCGGGCACGATTTTAAAGCTAGGGCCGTGGCCGTCGGAAACGGCGACGATCTTCAGCCATGCGGGCGAACCCAGTTCGGGCACCACCTGGTCCAGCTCGAAGCCGGCCGCGCCGCCGCCGGACAGGCCATGGTCGCCGAAGCTGTCCGCCTTGACGCCTTCGAACAGCCACGCGACGTCGGCATCATGCGATTCCGGCGTGCGTTTATAACCGACGCCTTCGAAACCGCCCTGTACCGCGAAGCCCACGCCGCCGGTCACCTGGGGCGGGATGCCGTTACGGCGCCACATGCCGCCATAGCGGCCGTCGAACTGGTGGTAGTACTCGCCCGGCTCGGCGGCCCAGGCCCGGATCCCGCCTTCGGCGCGGCGGATTTCCAGCATGTGCGGCGCCGCGGCGGGACGCGCCACTTTCCAGTAGAAGCCGTTGGCGCCGAAATACATCAGGTGGCCGCCGTTTTCGCGGTAGGCGATCAGGGCCTCGATCATGCCGCGCGTGTGATATTCCGGATGGGAGCCCGTCAGCACCACGTCGTAGGGCGCCAGCGCGGCCAGGCCCTGGTCGTCCAGGTCTTCGTCGGTGATGACGTCATAGGCGATGCCGCGGTCCTTGAGCCAGCTGGTCAGGTGCGAGTCCGCCGGGAAGTGCCGCAGCCCCGATCCGCGCGGATCGGGGAAGGTCAGGTAGCCGGGCCGCATGGTGAGGATGGGCCGCAGCCGCGAGGACAGGCTGATGCCGGCACTGTCCCGATAGCGGTTGTAGGTCGACGCGCCGAACTGGGTGACGTTGTCCGGGTGGTTGGGATAGGCGTCCCAGGCGGTGATACGGTCGGCCAGCTCGCCCGCGTAGTTGCCACGCGCGTGGTTGGCATAGGCCTGGTAGGTCAGGGTGGACGCGAGGAACAGCACTTTCGCGCGCGGGCCGTCCTTGGCCGGCGTGACATAGAAAGGGATGGTGTCGATGCCGTCGGCATTGCGAATTTCCAGCCCATATACACCGGAAGGCAACCCTGGCGGAATGCGCAGGCTCAAGGCCTCGGGCCAGCCACAGTCGGCCAGGGCATCCGCGTGGAACCAGATGGCGGCGTACTCGTCGGGCGCCTGTCGCCAATCCAGTTGATCGCCCGTCCA is a window of Bordetella sp. N DNA encoding:
- a CDS encoding 3-oxoacyl-ACP reductase, which gives rise to MKLNEQCVLVTGGARGLGASITRALAREGAYVVINYYRSEAAAQALAAELGPRVIALQADVTDAGSVRALFDQALAQWERPIVAVVNNALADFRFDGDARPKIDEIAWDRFQQQIDSALKGCVNTLQAAVPAMRALGFGRIVNIGTNLFQNPVVPYHDYTAAKAALLSLTRTAANDLGPDGITVNMVSGGLLRVTDASAATPEAVFDLIAGLTPLRSVTTPEELADVVAFFLSPWARAVTGQNLIVDGGLVKG
- a CDS encoding GntR family transcriptional regulator, which produces MKSIRNQRASRRPLSDLLYDQVLERILSGELAPGASISEAEVGAMFEVSRTPIREVLIKLGEQGLVDVFPQVGTFIAPIRIDEVTQAAFIRENLECALIREAAANIDQAGIDALAMILREQQEAKDAGDMVRFYQADEAMHARIAEIAGKPRVWRVIQQSKIHVDRVRRLALKQKLKASLVLEQHQRICAALAARDADTAAACMREHLHGVYEFVRKVAVNEMPAANEKR
- a CDS encoding glucarate dehydratase family protein, which codes for MKITDVRVTPIAFRDPPVLNASGLHVAYALRAIIEVETDTGHVGLGETYGDLPILQNLEKVRAALVGLSPFDINGLKRAVQTHIKTDLSQGFANLNPGTHAAKAGTNVFGAYEVAFLDAQAQILGLPLVDLLGGRCRDEVAYSAYLFFKQEKHLDNPYPADDWGPILTAEQLVESARRMIKEYGFKSIKLKAGTLEPDYEAECILALHKAFPGYPLRIDPNANWSMDTARRIASTLKGVLEYYEDPVPGLEQMAQLHQETGVKMATNMVVTSMDEFRDNVRLNGAQVILSDHHFWGGLLATRQLAQMCETFGYELSMHSNSHLGISLMAMTHVAASIPNLHFACDTHYPWKTEDLVEGGPVPFVDGCVRLTDAPGLGIKLDQARLAELHQQYLDCGLRITSEQGAYMQRYDPSFPLHKPRF
- a CDS encoding tripartite tricarboxylate transporter substrate binding protein, yielding MDLTSKRPARRRALSALGLATLATLTAYAGLGAAPAQAADDAAIAKWPEKPIRLIVPYPPGGASDVVARLMAKELNAVWKQPVVVENRSGANGNIGAAMTAKAAPDGYTMLLMDLSSLTNSPALYPDLNYSPTKDLAPITIVEYSPHLLVVRKDLPANNLDELIAYGKAHPGKLNFGETQGSITHLGGIVLAKQAGIDINFIGYKGGAQIASDLVGGQIDMTLNSYLATHALVEAGKVKMLGVASPGKFPPIPDTPVLKDRFPDFVTGSWQGLLTTGGTPPALVEKIYKDVAAIVAKPEMQAKFAELGAVPVPSTPVEFQKFLVEKTDFWSKVIKENNISVN
- a CDS encoding LacI family DNA-binding transcriptional regulator; this encodes MKKKTPTQKDVAKFAGVSQAAVSRFVSGKGAISEEVREKILKVIDLVNYQPDPLARGLSSGKFDIIAIVMANITNPWYPVVLELITRELHRVGLQALLFNATPPQTVDDLMPLVLQYRVRGVIITTASLNSSGADLCVRQGVPVVMFNRYSAVAKGHSVSTDNIGGGRLAADVLMRAGSRHLGFLGGMSTVSTNRDRRSGFMERLAELGMDNVPALEKEFTYGWGYEATQMLLARHPQIDGLFCADDEIASGAIDALRYALGRRVPEDVRVFGFDDHPVASNAAYDMTTIRQPVEDMITAAIELLLRDTGSNEHRLLPGQLIYRKSTPEQ